In the genome of Sinorhizobium chiapasense, the window CGAGGCGCTTGGCTATCACGATCATCCGGGCCTCTCGGCTGTCGAGCGCTTCATGAAGCACTATTTCCTCGTCGCCAAGGACGTCGGTGATTTGACGCGCATCTTCTGCGCCGCGCTCGAGGACCAGCAGGCGAAGGACGCACCGGGGATTTCCGGGGTGATCAGCCGTTTCAAGCATCGTACCCGCAAGATCGCCGGCACGCTCGACTTCGTCGACGATGGCGGACGCATCACGCTGTCGAGCCCCGATGTTTTCAAGCGCGATCCGGTAAACCTTCTGCGGCTCTTCCACGTCGCCGACATAAACGGCCTTGAGTTCCATCCGGCCGCGCTGAAGCAGGTGACCCGCTCGCTGAGCCTGATTACGCCTCAACTGCGTGACGATGAAGAAGCCAACAGGCTGTTCCTGTCGATCCTGACGTCCAGGCGCAATCCGGAACTGATCCTGAGGCGCATGAACGAGTCCGGCGTCCTCGGCCGCTTCATCCCGGATTTCGGCAAGATCGTGTCGATGATGCAGTTCAACATGTATCACCATTACACGGTGGATGAGCATCTGCTGCGCACGGTCGATATTCTCTCGCGGGTCGAGCGCGGCATCGAGGAGGAGGCGCATCCGCTTTCGGCGACGCTGATGCCAGGCATCGAGGATCGCGAGGCTCTCTATGTCGCCGTGCTTCTGCACGACATTGCCAAGGGCCGACCGGAGGACCACTCGGTCGCCGGCGCCAAGGTGGCCCGCAAGCTCTGCCCGCGTTTGGGGCTTTCGCCGAAGCAGACCGAAACCGTGGTCTGGCTGGTCGAGGAGCACCTCAGCATGTCGCTGGTGGCCCAGACCCGCGACCTCAACGATCGCAAGACCATCGTCGATTTCGCCGAGCGCGTGCAGTCGCTCGACCGCCTGAAAATGCTGCTCATCCTGACGGTTTGCGACATCCGCGCGGTGGGGCCGGGCGTGTGGAACGGCTGGAAGGGGCAATTGCTGCGCACGCTCTACTACGAGACCGAACTTCTGCTCTCCGGCGGCTTCTCGGAATTGTCGCGAAAGGAGCGGGCAAAACATGCGGCCCACATGCTGGAGGAGGCGCTGACCGATTGGTCCGAAGCGGACCGCGAGGCTTATGTGCGGCTGCATTATCAGCCTTACCTTCTTTCGGTGGCGCTCGAGGATCAGGTTCGGCATGCGGCGTTCATTCGCGATGCGGACCGGGCCGACAAGACGCTTGCGACCATGGTGCGCACGCACCAGTTCCACGCCATCACCGAAATCACCGTGCTTTCCCCGGACCATCCGCGCCTGCTGACGGTGATTGCGGGGGCCTGTGCGGCGGCGGGCGCCAACATCGTCGACGCCCAGATCTTCACGACGTCTGATGGACGGGCACTGGACACGATTCTGGTCAACCGGGAGTTTCCGGTCGACGAGGACGAGATGCGCCGGGCGGCGAGCATCGGCAAGCTGATCGAGGATGTGCTGTCCGGCCGCAAGCGGCTGCCCGAAGTGATCGCCAGCCGCACGCGCGTGAAGAAGCGCAGCAAGGCCTTCACGGTCACGCCGGAAGTGACGATCAGCAACACGTTGTCGAACAAGTTCACCGTGATCGAGGTCGAGGGCCTCGACCGAACCGGTCTTCTTTCCGAGGTCACGGCGGTGCTTTCCGACCTCTCGCTCGACATCGCCTCGGCTCATATCACCACATTCGGCGAGAAAGTGATCGACACCTTCTACGTGACCGATCTGGTCGGCTCGAAGATCACCAGCGAGAACCGGCAGATGAACATCGCGGCGCGCCTCAAGGCTGTGCTCGCGGGCGAGGTCGACGAGGTCCGTGACCGAATGCCCTCCGGCATCATCGCGCCGGCCCCCGCACCGCGCGCCTCGCACGCCTCCAAAACGACAAAAGCCGAAACATGAGTCTGGTCAAGAAATTTGCAACCGTCGGCGGTGCGACGCTTGGAAGCCGCATCTTCGGCTTCGTCCGCGAAACCTTCATGGCGGCGGCGCTCGGCACCGGACCGGTTGCCGACGCCTTCAACACCGCCTTCCGCCTGCCCAACACCTTCCGCCGGCTTTTTGCCGAAGGCGCTTTCAACTCTGCCTTCGTGCCCCTTTTCGCCAAGGAGATCGAAGCCCGCGGCATGGACGGCGCCCGTCGCTTTTCCGAAGAGGTTTTCGGTGTGCTCTTCACCGTTCTCCTGTTTCTGACGATCGCCATGGAACTGGCGATGCCGTTCATCGTGCGGGAGTTGATAGCCCCGGGCTTTGCCAATGATCCGGCGAAGTTCGCAAGCACTGTAACCTTCGCGACGATCATGTTCCCCTATCTCGCCTGCATGTCGCTGGCGGCGATGATGGCGGGCATGCTGAACTCGCTGCACCGCTACTTCGCCGCGGCGATCGCGCCGGTGTTTCTGAACGTC includes:
- a CDS encoding [protein-PII] uridylyltransferase — encoded protein: MARHETSFPEILDVAALRARLSFIASAHAEQREPMRQALLAAFKQANLEGRARARELLAADGAGIKCAERISWLQDQLITLLHDFVLNEVFDAAKAPEASRIAVTAVGGYGRGTLAPGSDIDLLFLLPAKKAVWAEPAIEFMLYVLWDVGFKVGHATRTIEECIRLSRADMTIRTAILECRYICGSEALASELETRFDHEIVRNTGPDFIAAKLAERDQRHRKAGDTRYLVEPNIKEGKGGLRDLHTLFWIAKYFYRVKDSADLVKLGVLSRQEYKLFQKSEDFLWAVRCHMHFLTGKAEERLSFDIQREIAEALGYHDHPGLSAVERFMKHYFLVAKDVGDLTRIFCAALEDQQAKDAPGISGVISRFKHRTRKIAGTLDFVDDGGRITLSSPDVFKRDPVNLLRLFHVADINGLEFHPAALKQVTRSLSLITPQLRDDEEANRLFLSILTSRRNPELILRRMNESGVLGRFIPDFGKIVSMMQFNMYHHYTVDEHLLRTVDILSRVERGIEEEAHPLSATLMPGIEDREALYVAVLLHDIAKGRPEDHSVAGAKVARKLCPRLGLSPKQTETVVWLVEEHLSMSLVAQTRDLNDRKTIVDFAERVQSLDRLKMLLILTVCDIRAVGPGVWNGWKGQLLRTLYYETELLLSGGFSELSRKERAKHAAHMLEEALTDWSEADREAYVRLHYQPYLLSVALEDQVRHAAFIRDADRADKTLATMVRTHQFHAITEITVLSPDHPRLLTVIAGACAAAGANIVDAQIFTTSDGRALDTILVNREFPVDEDEMRRAASIGKLIEDVLSGRKRLPEVIASRTRVKKRSKAFTVTPEVTISNTLSNKFTVIEVEGLDRTGLLSEVTAVLSDLSLDIASAHITTFGEKVIDTFYVTDLVGSKITSENRQMNIAARLKAVLAGEVDEVRDRMPSGIIAPAPAPRASHASKTTKAET